The following are encoded together in the Populus trichocarpa isolate Nisqually-1 chromosome 5, P.trichocarpa_v4.1, whole genome shotgun sequence genome:
- the LOC7492501 gene encoding pentatricopeptide repeat-containing protein At1g34160, which produces MASSLDSFLSKCTTLSLPHTKQLHAHLFTTGQFQLPISPARSKLLELYALSLGNLSFAILTFSQIRTPSTNDWNAIIRGFIQSPNPTNAFAWYKSMISKSRKVDALTCSFVLKACARVLARLESIQIHTHIVRKGFIADALLGTTLLDVYAKVGEIDSAEKVFDEMVKRDIASWNALISGFAQGSKPTEALSLFKRMEIDGFKPNEISVLGALSACAQLGDFKEGEKIHGYIKVERFDMNAQVCNVVIDMYAKCGFVDKAYSVFESMSCRKDIVTWNTMIMAFAMHGEGCKALELFEKMDQSGVSPDDVSYLAVLCACNHGGLVEEGFRLFNSMENCGVKPNVKHYGSVVDLLGRAGRLHEAYDIVNSMPTVPDIVLWQTLLGASRTHRNVEIAETVSRKLVEMGSNHCGDFVLLSNVYAARERWADVGRVREAMKNRDVKKVPGLSYIEGNGVIHKFYNADKSHESWREIYAKLDEIRFRVKEYGYVAETSFVLHDIGEEDKENVLGHHSEKLAVAFGLISTSEGTPIQVIKNLRICGDCHFVIKLISKIYDREIIVRDRVRFHRFKEGFCSCRDYW; this is translated from the coding sequence ATGGCCAGCTCGCTAGACTCCTTTCTGTCAAAGtgcaccactctctctctcccccacACAAAACAACTCCATGCACACCTCTTCACCACAGGTCAATTCCAACTTCCCATCTCCCCTGCCCGCTCCAAACTTCTCGAACTCTACGCTCTCTCTCTCGGCAACCTCTCCTTTGCTATTTTAACCTTTTCCCAAATCCGCACTCCTTCCACCAACGACTGGAACGCCATCATCCGTGGCTTCATTCAAAGCCCAAACCCAACTAATGCTTTCGCATGGTACAAATCTATGATCTCTAAATCCCGCAAAGTAGACGCCTTAACTTgctcttttgttttaaaagcatgCGCTCGTGTTTTAGCTCGTTTAGAGTCGATTCAAATTCATACCCATATTGTGCGCAAAGGGTTTATAGCTGATGCTTTGTTGGGTACAACTCTGTTAGATGTTTATGCGAAAGTGGGTGAAATCGATAGTGCAGAgaaggtgtttgatgaaatggttAAGCGAGATATTGCATCATGGAATGCATTGATTTCTGGGTTTGCTCAAGGGAGTAAGCCTACTGAGGCTTTGAGTTTGTTCAAGAGAATGGAGATTGATGGGTTTAAACCTAATGAAATCTCAGTTCTTGGCGCTCTCTCTGCGTGTGCACAATTGGGTGATTTTAAAGAAGGTGAGAAAATTCATGGATATATTAAAGTTGAACGGTTCGATATGAATGCACAGGTTTGTAATGTGGTTATTGACATGTATGCTAAATGTGGGTTTGTTGACAAAGCTTATTCGGTTTTCGAGAGTATGAGTTGCAGGAAGGATATTGTTACATGGAATACAATGATCATGGCATTTGCAATGCATGGTGAAGGGTGTAAAGCTCTTGAGCTTTTTGAGAAAATGGACCAATCCGGGGTGAGCCCAGATGATGTGTCGTATCTTGCGGTACTATGCGCTTGTAACCATGGCGGATTAGTTGAAGAAGGGTTTAGGCTGTTTAATTCAATGGAGAATTGTGGAGTGAAACCTAATGTTAAACATTATGGGAGTGTAGTTGATTTGTTAGGCCGAGCTGGGCGGCTTCATGAGGCCTATGATATTGTCAATTCTATGCCGACGGTGCCCGATATAGTGCTCTGGCAAACTTTGCTTGGTGCTTCCAGGACTCATAGGAATGTAGAAATAGCCGAAACCGTTTCTCGGAAGCTTGTGGAGATGGGATCTAATCATTgtggtgattttgttttgttatctaATGTTTATGCAGCACGTGAGAGGTGGGCTGATGTGGGGAGGGTAAGGGAGGCAATGAAGAACAGGGATGTGAAGAAGGTGCCTGGACTCAGCTACATTGAAGGTAATGGTGTAATACACAAGTTCTACAATGCTGATAAGAGTCATGAAAGTTGGAGGGAGATTTATGCAAAGTTGGATGAGATTAGGTTCAGGGTCAAGGAATATGGGTATGTGGCTGAAACAAGCTTTGTGCTGCATGATATAGGGGAGGAGGACAAGGAAAATGTTTTGGGTCATCATAGTGAGAAGTTAGCTGTGGCTTTTGGTTTGATTAGTACGAGTGAGGGAACACCAATACAAGTGATTAAGAACCTTAGGATATGCGGGGATTGTCATTTTGTGATCAAGCTTATATCAAAGATATATGATCGAGAAATCATTGTGAGGGATAGAGTGCGGTTTCACAGATTTAAAGAAGGTTTCTGTTCTTGCAGAGATTATTGGTAG
- the LOC7492502 gene encoding very-long-chain aldehyde decarbonylase GL1-9 has product MVFWEGYVSDEVMGIFAPIVIYWLYAGFYQLLPPLDEYRLHTRKEEEEKNLVPLSKVIKGVLLQQLVQAVVAHALFLLTSSADESGTTIQPSIPIQIVQIIIGMIVMDTWQYFAHRYMHQNKFLYRHIHSQHHRLVVTYAIGALYNHPLEGLLLDTVGGAIAFLVSGMTARTSVIFFCFAVVKTVDDHCGLWLPGNIFHIFFQNNTAYHDIHHQLPGTKYNYSQPFFSIWDKLLGTYMPYTLVNRPEGGLEARLVKD; this is encoded by the exons ATGGTGTTTTGGGAAGGTTATGTGAGTGATGAAGTAATGGGGATTTTTGCCCCTATTGTAATTTATTGGTTGTACGCGGGGTTTTACCAGCTATTGCCACCGTTGGATGAATATAGATTGCACACTAgaaaagaggaggaagagaagaatTTGGTTCCGCTGTCGAAGGTGATTAAGGGTGTGTTGCTTCAACAACTAGTCCAGGCTGTTGTTGCTCATGCGCTCTTTTTG TTGACTTCATCAGCTGATGAATCTGGAACCACAATCCAGCCCTCTATCCCTATCCAAATCGTGCAAATCATTATTGGAATGATTGTCATGGACACATGGCAGTACTTTGCGCACCGTTACATGCATCAGAACAAATTCTTATACCGCCATATCCACTCCCAGCATCACAGGCTAGTTGTAACTTATGCAATTGGGGCCCTTTATAATCACCCTCTCGAGGGTCTCTTGCTTGACACAGTGGGTGGTGCCATTGCATTCCTCGTCTCAGGAATGACTGCACGGACATCAGTCATTTTCTTCTGCTTTGCTGTAGTTAAAACAGTTGATGATCATTGTGGACTCTGGTTGCCTGGCAATATCTTCCATATCTTTTTCCAGAACAACACTGCTTATCATGACATCCACCATCAACTCCCAGGCACAAAGTACAATTATTCCCAGCCATTCTTCTCCATATGGGATAAACTTCTAGGGACTTACATGCCATACACTCTTGTAAACCGACCTGAAGGCGGTTTGGAGGCAAGACTGGTTAAGGACTAG